In Drosophila simulans strain w501 chromosome 3R, Prin_Dsim_3.1, whole genome shotgun sequence, a single window of DNA contains:
- the LOC6728392 gene encoding FAM172 family protein homolog CG10038 isoform X3: MSHSPPPASNCEEALIQLKNFGYAFDGEGVLRKVDPATGEPGKELFSYNVSDDAAENEKHYQKLANQIPEIVYALLEKHGLSRTYIPFDQPPERSSFVFSQPAKLSQSKKLLVLIHGSGYVKAGQWARSLIINNSLDHGTQLPYVRQAQKLGYDILITNANDCTRFYDGKENPIKGVSTSAKPESVAIVAHSYGGSLTLDLVERFPKFFKESVFAIAFTDAAMGSPQAKNKEYLCDVACDWVASSTPLDTPVSQSKSSIRRVSAGHTKHEWTSYSAIDSVFKFIEEKYEQRANKK, from the exons ATGTCGCACTCACCGCCGCCGGCTAGCAATTGCGAGGAGGCTCTCATCCAGCTGAAAAACTTTGGATATGCATTCGATGGAG AAGGAGTCCTGCGCAAAGTCGATCCCGCCACCGGGGAGCCCGGCAAGGAACTCTTTTCCTACAACGTCAGCGACGATGCCGCCGAAAACGAGAAGCACTACCAGAAGCTAGCCAAC CAAATCCCAGAAATTGTCTACGCTTTGCTGGAGAAACACGGTCTAAGTCGCACCTACATCCCATTTGACCAGCCTCCAGAGCGCTCTTCGTTCGTATTCTCGCAACCGGCAAAGCTGTCGCAGTCCAAGAAGTTGCTGGTCCTCATCCATGGCAGTGGATATGTTAAAGCCGGACAGTGGGCCAGAAG tTTAATTATCAACAATTCCCTGGACCACGGTACCCAGCTGCCCTATGTGCGACAGGCCCAAAAACTGGGATACGATATCCTCATCACCAATGCCAATGATTGCACACGATTCTACGATGGTAAGGAGAATCCCATCAAGGGCGTCAGTACGT CCGCGAAACCGGAGAGTGTGGCCATTGTGGCCCACAGTTATGGTGGCAGTCTCACTCTTGATCTG GTGGAGCGGTTTCCGAAGTTCTTTAAAGAATCCGTTTTTGCCATTGCCTTCACTGATGCCGCCATGGGAAGTCCCCAAGCGAAGAACAAGGAGTACCTGTGCGATGTGGCCTGCGATTGGGTTGCCAGCAGCACACCCTTGGACACACCCGTCTCACAGTCAAAGAGCAGCATCCGGAGGGTTTCCGCTGGCCACACCAAGCACGAGTGGACCTCTTACTCGGCCATCGATTCCGTATTTAAGTTCATTGAGGAAAAGTATGAG
- the LOC6728391 gene encoding granzyme M, translating to MCCWRSLCSIAWFAAMSAGQETLSDTPQDSTPLLATTVSTTKVISFRPRYPYIVSIGENLKGYYKHLCVGVILSNEFVLSAAHCLQTNPTKELYVAGGADSLNSRKQTRFFVVERRWHPQYRMLGGNDIAVLRIYPKFPLDDVRFRSINFADKPQRDSAIQASLVGWGRVGVGKIRKLQEMPFLTMENDECLRSHRFVFLKPLDICAMHLKGPRGPCDGDSGAPLMNVAKEKLYGLLSYGRKACIPLKPYAFTRINSYSSWIQESMDYMAARLKVIRMNRTVWKDGL from the exons ATGTGTTGTTGGCGATCTCTTTGCTCCATAGCTTGGTTCGCCGCGATGTCGGCGGGCCAGGAGACGCTTTCCGACACCCCGCAGGATAGCACACCTTTGTTAGCCACAACTGTGTCGACCACGAAGGTGATAAGTTTCCGCCCTCGTTATCCTTACATTGTCTCCATCGGGGAGAACCTTAAAGGATACTACAAGCACCTCTGCGTGGGCGTAATACTTTCGAATGAGTTCGTGCTCAGTGCGGCCCACTGCCTCCAAACGAATCCAACCAAAGAACTGTACGTGGCCGGTGGCGCCGATTCGCTTAACAGCCGGAAGCAGACCCGCTTCTTCGTCGTGGAAAGAAGATGGCATCCCCAGTATAGAATGCTGGGCGGCAACGACATTGCCGTGTTGAGGATTTACCCCAAATTCCCGCTCGACGATGTGCGATTTCGTAGTATTAACTTCGCTGACAAGCCACAAAGGGATAGCGCCATCCAGGCCTCGCTGGTTGGCTGGGGTCGGGTTGGTGTCGGCAAGATAAGGAAACTCCAGGAGATGCCCTTCTTGACCATGGAAAACGATGAGTGCCTGCGAAGCCATCGCTTCGTTTTCCTCAAACCGCTCGACATCTGTGCAATGCATTTGAAAGGACCTCGAGGTCCCTGTGAC GGAGATTCTGGAGCTCCCTTGATGAATGTGGCAAAAGAGAAGCTGTACGGATTACTTTCCTACGGTCGGAAAGCCTGCATCCCATTAAAACCATATGCCTTCACTCGCATCAACTCATACTCGAGCTGGATTCAGGAATCCATGGACTATATGGCTGCGAGATTAAAAGTTATAAGAATGAATCGCACTGTATGGAAAGATGGGTTATAG
- the LOC6728392 gene encoding FAM172 family protein homolog CG10038 isoform X2, producing MSHSPPPASNCEEALIQLKNFGYAFDGEGVLRKVDPATGEPGKELFSYNVSDDAAENEKHYQKLANQIPEIVYALLEKHGLSRTYIPFDQPPERSSFVFSQPAKLSQSKKLLVLIHGSGYVKAGQWARSLIINNSLDHGTQLPYVRQAQKLGYDILITNANDCTRFYDGKENPIKGVSTSVEHTKYVWKNIVLPAKPESVAIVAHSYGGSLTLDLVERFPKFFKESVFAIAFTDAAMGSPQAKNKEYLCDVACDWVASSTPLDTPVSQSKSSIRRVSAGHTKHEWTSYSAIDSVFKFIEEKYEQRANKK from the exons ATGTCGCACTCACCGCCGCCGGCTAGCAATTGCGAGGAGGCTCTCATCCAGCTGAAAAACTTTGGATATGCATTCGATGGAG AAGGAGTCCTGCGCAAAGTCGATCCCGCCACCGGGGAGCCCGGCAAGGAACTCTTTTCCTACAACGTCAGCGACGATGCCGCCGAAAACGAGAAGCACTACCAGAAGCTAGCCAAC CAAATCCCAGAAATTGTCTACGCTTTGCTGGAGAAACACGGTCTAAGTCGCACCTACATCCCATTTGACCAGCCTCCAGAGCGCTCTTCGTTCGTATTCTCGCAACCGGCAAAGCTGTCGCAGTCCAAGAAGTTGCTGGTCCTCATCCATGGCAGTGGATATGTTAAAGCCGGACAGTGGGCCAGAAG tTTAATTATCAACAATTCCCTGGACCACGGTACCCAGCTGCCCTATGTGCGACAGGCCCAAAAACTGGGATACGATATCCTCATCACCAATGCCAATGATTGCACACGATTCTACGATGGTAAGGAGAATCCCATCAAGGGCGTCAGTACGTCCGTAGAGCACACTAAATATGTGTGGAAGAATATAGTGTTGCCCGCGAAACCGGAGAGTGTGGCCATTGTGGCCCACAGTTATGGTGGCAGTCTCACTCTTGATCTG GTGGAGCGGTTTCCGAAGTTCTTTAAAGAATCCGTTTTTGCCATTGCCTTCACTGATGCCGCCATGGGAAGTCCCCAAGCGAAGAACAAGGAGTACCTGTGCGATGTGGCCTGCGATTGGGTTGCCAGCAGCACACCCTTGGACACACCCGTCTCACAGTCAAAGAGCAGCATCCGGAGGGTTTCCGCTGGCCACACCAAGCACGAGTGGACCTCTTACTCGGCCATCGATTCCGTATTTAAGTTCATTGAGGAAAAGTATGAG
- the LOC6728392 gene encoding FAM172 family protein homolog CG10038 isoform X1, with amino-acid sequence MWSRLIQIYRPLRSFRMSHSPPPASNCEEALIQLKNFGYAFDGEGVLRKVDPATGEPGKELFSYNVSDDAAENEKHYQKLANQIPEIVYALLEKHGLSRTYIPFDQPPERSSFVFSQPAKLSQSKKLLVLIHGSGYVKAGQWARSLIINNSLDHGTQLPYVRQAQKLGYDILITNANDCTRFYDGKENPIKGVSTSVEHTKYVWKNIVLPAKPESVAIVAHSYGGSLTLDLVERFPKFFKESVFAIAFTDAAMGSPQAKNKEYLCDVACDWVASSTPLDTPVSQSKSSIRRVSAGHTKHEWTSYSAIDSVFKFIEEKYEQRANKK; translated from the exons ATGTGGTCTAGGCTTATTCAAATATATCGCCCCCTCAGAAGCTTTCGAATGTCGCACTCACCGCCGCCGGCTAGCAATTGCGAGGAGGCTCTCATCCAGCTGAAAAACTTTGGATATGCATTCGATGGAG AAGGAGTCCTGCGCAAAGTCGATCCCGCCACCGGGGAGCCCGGCAAGGAACTCTTTTCCTACAACGTCAGCGACGATGCCGCCGAAAACGAGAAGCACTACCAGAAGCTAGCCAAC CAAATCCCAGAAATTGTCTACGCTTTGCTGGAGAAACACGGTCTAAGTCGCACCTACATCCCATTTGACCAGCCTCCAGAGCGCTCTTCGTTCGTATTCTCGCAACCGGCAAAGCTGTCGCAGTCCAAGAAGTTGCTGGTCCTCATCCATGGCAGTGGATATGTTAAAGCCGGACAGTGGGCCAGAAG tTTAATTATCAACAATTCCCTGGACCACGGTACCCAGCTGCCCTATGTGCGACAGGCCCAAAAACTGGGATACGATATCCTCATCACCAATGCCAATGATTGCACACGATTCTACGATGGTAAGGAGAATCCCATCAAGGGCGTCAGTACGTCCGTAGAGCACACTAAATATGTGTGGAAGAATATAGTGTTGCCCGCGAAACCGGAGAGTGTGGCCATTGTGGCCCACAGTTATGGTGGCAGTCTCACTCTTGATCTG GTGGAGCGGTTTCCGAAGTTCTTTAAAGAATCCGTTTTTGCCATTGCCTTCACTGATGCCGCCATGGGAAGTCCCCAAGCGAAGAACAAGGAGTACCTGTGCGATGTGGCCTGCGATTGGGTTGCCAGCAGCACACCCTTGGACACACCCGTCTCACAGTCAAAGAGCAGCATCCGGAGGGTTTCCGCTGGCCACACCAAGCACGAGTGGACCTCTTACTCGGCCATCGATTCCGTATTTAAGTTCATTGAGGAAAAGTATGAG